One stretch of Dokdonia sp. Hel_I_53 DNA includes these proteins:
- the azu gene encoding azurin produces MKRILIVLAIGGLLIGCGEDTKKESNESIKIGTKKNTPKVNDNTVNLALSGNDLMQFDKNELSVNAGAEVSLTFRHTGKIDKKIMGHNFVLLKPGTSIPEFAAKAASAGESQDWIPEGDQVIVHTKMIGGGETTTVTFTAPKAGTYDYICSFPGHSGLMKGKFIVK; encoded by the coding sequence ATGAAACGTATACTAATAGTTCTAGCTATAGGAGGATTACTAATAGGCTGTGGTGAAGACACAAAAAAAGAATCTAACGAATCTATTAAAATTGGCACCAAAAAAAACACCCCAAAAGTCAACGACAACACTGTTAATCTCGCGCTCTCGGGCAATGATTTAATGCAATTTGATAAGAATGAACTTTCTGTAAATGCTGGTGCAGAGGTTAGTCTTACTTTTCGACATACTGGAAAAATAGACAAGAAGATAATGGGGCACAATTTTGTGCTACTCAAGCCTGGGACTTCTATTCCAGAATTTGCAGCAAAAGCCGCTTCTGCTGGAGAATCTCAAGATTGGATTCCAGAAGGTGACCAAGTAATCGTTCATACAAAAATGATAGGTGGAGGAGAAACTACTACGGTGACATTTACTGCCCCAAAAGCTGGAACATATGATTACATATGCAGTTTTCCAGGACACTCTGGACTTATGAAGGGAAAATTTATTGTAAAATAA